The Bos taurus isolate L1 Dominette 01449 registration number 42190680 breed Hereford chromosome 18, ARS-UCD2.0, whole genome shotgun sequence genome has a window encoding:
- the LOC533093 gene encoding non-POU domain-containing octamer-binding protein-like, which translates to MCIYALSFTTSPILIIVDDRGRPSGKGIVEFSGKPAARKALDRCSEGSFLLTTFPRPVTVEPMDQLDDEEGLPEKLVIKNQQFHKEREQPLRFAQSGSFEYEYAMRWKALTEMEKQQQDQVDRNIKEAREKLEMEAAARHKHQVILMRQDLMRRQEELRRMEELHNQEVQKRKQLERRQEEKHRQEEELRQEEERRQEKELRQEEERRRREEEMRRQQEEMMRRQQEGSREPSLTRESKRYR; encoded by the coding sequence atgtgtatatatgcactTTCATTTACAACCTCACCTATTCTGATCATTGTGGATGATCGAGGCAGGCCCTCAGGAAAAGGCATTGTTGAATTCTCAGGGAAGCCAGCTGCTCGGAAAGCTCTGGACAGATGCAGTGAAGGCTCCTTCCTGCTAACCACATTTCCTCGACCTGTGACTGTGGAGCCCATGGACCAGTTAGATGATGAAGAGGGACTCCCAGAGAAGCTGGTTATAAAGAATCAGCAATTTCACAAAGAGCGAGAACAGCCACTCAGATTTGCACAGTCTGGCTCCTTTGAGTATGAGTATGCCATGCGCTGGAAGGCACTTACTGAGATGgaaaagcagcagcaggaccaAGTGGACCGAAACATCAAGGAAGCTCGTGAGAAGCTGGAGATGGAGGCTGCTGCTCGCCATAAGCACCAGGTCATTCTAATGAGGCAGGATTTGATGAGGCGTCAAGAAGAACTTCGGAGGATGGAAGAGCTGCACAATCAAGAAGTGCAAAAACGAAAGCAGCTGGAgcgcaggcaggaggagaagcacaggcaggaggaggagctcaggcaggaggaggagcgcaggcaggagaaggagctcaggcaggaggaggagcGTAGGCGCCGTGAGGAAGAGATGCGGCGGCAACAAGAAGAAATGATGCGACGACAGCAGGAAGGATCAAGGGAACCTTCCCTGACGCGAGAGAGCAAGAGATACAGATAG